The genomic region ggaaggtgaaggtgaagacaGATgaaggaaggtgaaggtgaagacaAATaaaggaaggtgaaggtgaaggtgaagacagatgaagcagtcAATGTGAAATTCTTTGCAGCTGGATAAAGTTTTTTCCAACATTTTACTGATTTCCTGAATCTGAATCAAATAGGTGAACATGCAGAATTGAATCAGTGACTCTTGAGTGGAAGTTACAGGAACCCTGAGTCTCGACCGAGTGCATGTGATGGGAAGGGACATTGTTTAGTGCACTATAGATCCTGTGAGCACTACCTCGTTTACAAGTGCATTTAGATAGGGGACATTTGACTTTTGTTCATGATAtgacacttgtgtgtgtgtgtgtgtgtgtgtgtgtgtgtgtgtgtgtgtgtgtgtgtgtgtatgttcatgtCACCAGAGGTGcagagttcacacacacacaacgtgtTGATGAGTTTATCAGCAGCCTTTGGTTTGTTTACTGGGTGAAGACTCGATATTTTGTCTCTGTGTGCTGAGtcggcacaaacacacacctgctaACATGCACTAAAGCACGTAAAGAATCCATATGCTAATGCTGAAGTGTTCTGATAGTGTTCACGCCTGTCTCCTCCCCTCCCCCCAGTTCAGAAACGTCTCACTGATACGGCTAATCTCATCCCACCTGGAAGGTTATGCTAACAGTGTTCAACAGGTACGTCCTTGCTTGATGCTTAGCATTAGTGTTATTAGCTTGAAACATATTTATGCTAACAATCGTGTGTAAGGGTCTGCTCATGAATCCAACACAGGAGGCTGGGATTAGAGCTTACAACCTTCCCATGATCAGGTCACTTCCATTCCCACTGATCAACACTAAActtacaacacaacacaacacaacacaacacaacacaacacaacacaacacaacacagcagcgctacatttaacattttgacatttaaagCCAATAAtggcataaacacacacacgcccactcacacagaaacacacacacacacacacacacacacacactgcaacactgaACCTGGTGAACAAGCTTTACACCATGTGTCCTTTCTCTTTCTACACTTTcactcattgtgtgtgtgtgtgtgtgtgtgtgtgtgtgtgtgtgtgtgtgtgtgtgtgtgtgtgtgagtgtgtgtgtgtgtgtgtgtgtgtgtgtgtgtgtgtgtgtgagtgtgtgtgtgtgagtgtgtgtgtgtgtgtgtgtgtgtgtgtgtgtgtgtgagtgaataagtgtgtgtgtgtgtgtgtgtgtgagtgtgtgtgtgtgtgtgtgtgtgagtgaataagtgtgtgtgtgtgtgtgtgtgtgtgtgtgtgtgtgtgtgtgattgtgagtgaataagtgtgtgtgtgtgtgtgtgtgtgtgtgtgtgtgtgtgtgtgtgtgtgtgtgtgtgagtgaataagtgtgtgtgtgtgtgtgagtgaataagtgtgtgtgtgtgtgtgtgtgagtataagtgaataagtgtgtgtgtgtgtatgtgtgtgtgtgtgtgtgtgtgtgtgtgtgtgtgtgtgtaaatgagcgTGTGTACGTGCAGGTTTTGAGGCTGTAACTGATCTGCTCCCGTTACAGAATCATGTGATTGAGCTGTGATCTAAATATATCCCTCAGAGCAGCAGCTGTGTGGGTTCATTCTGCACTAATCTGACCCCGCCTACATTCGGACCCCGCCTACATTCTGACCACGCCTACATTTTGACCCCGCGTCCCCTACCCTGACCCCACCCCACATTTTGACCCCGCCTACTCCTGACCCTGCCCCCCACATTCTGACCCCGCCCCACATTCTGACCCCTCCCCACACCTGGAAAACTTTGGAACAAAAAACTTtgccttcatcttcatcatcatttttcattcaaaatgccagtttcctttttttacatctttattgcTACACTCAGTTTCCTACTTCACAAAAATGTTAGACTTTTTTTCAGAAATCAAGAAAGAAAACTGTGATTTTGATCAATTTAttcaagtgaaatgaaaaatcaCTCACAATgctcttatttaaaaaatcagaaTCACACAGTAAGCTGGATTTTAATGCACTAGATATTATGAGGTGTTTGTGAATTAGTGATCTGGTGGCCTTTGTGTCTATCGTAGTGGGGGAGGCGTGACCTAGTGATggaggtaggtgtgtgtgtgtgtgtgtgtgtgtgtgtgtgtgtgtgtgtgtgtgtgtgtgtgtgtgtgttcaaaagcAGATCTCTCCTGAAATGATGGCGTGAtagtgtgtgggtgtaaatGGGATGTAGCTCTCGCTGCTCTCTTGCAGGAAGTAGATGGGCGGAGTCACTCTCTCAGGATCAAATCCATCCTTCATTAGAGACATTTTCACCTGCTTAAACGTCCCAGTGAGCTCCATGCTCCTCTggaacaacatcaacaacaacaacaacaacatcaagtTCAGCAGTGCAGTTACTGTAATGAAGACACTGGTCACTGGTGTGTAGCAGCTAGCATGCTAACTCTGTAACTAGCCACACTGAAATTCTACGTACATATGAAGTGTAAATCAGCTACAGTATCATTACCATGATAAAGgtagtgaagtgaagtgtgtgtgtgtgtgtgtgtgtgtgtgtgtgtgtgtgtgtgtgtgtaccaggaTGCGTATGAAGCGAGGTCGGGCGTACGCAGGCAGGAACCTGGTGACGTGATTGAAAGCTTTTTTGCAGTCAAACTGTTGCTTGTCCTGCAGTGTCAGTGCCGCCATTCCAACACGCCCTTCATgacctttaacacacacacacacacacacacacacacacacacacacacacacacacacacacacacagctgtgaagTTAATATGACTGTATATTAAGAATGGAATGAAATGGAATTTAATGGTTGATGTTTGTACCTGAAACTTTGACACCATACACGTTCACATCTCCAACAAAATCCAGCTCTGAAATAACATCAGCTACTTCAGTGGTGGCCACGTTCTCTCCTTTCCACCTGCAGCACAAAACCCCAAACACGTCACAACCAAACACCTGAGTTTTTCTGTGGCGTTATAGTTATGATGTAATGGATTGGGAGGaatctttcttttgttttcaccTGAAAGTATCTCCAACTCGATCCTGGAAGTAGATGAAACCCTGGTGGTCCATCCTCATTAAGTCTCCACTGTTGAGATAAACATCTCCTTCCTCAAACACATTATGCAGCTTCTTCTTCTCGGTTTGTTGTGGATCTCCTGCGTATCCCTCAAACGGGGTGATCTTGGTGATCTTACACACCAGGAGCCCAGTTTCACCTGCATGTAATCATTTTTTGAGgaattgctgttataatcacAAAACCACAGAAATGATtcattataatgtataaaataggATTTCTGCTCGTTTCCCTTATTATTCTGTTCTAGTCTCTCTCATTTCACTCTTCTGTTTAAGCTCCTGATTCCTCTAGCAGCAGAGCTTCAGTCTCTCCTGGATCTTCTCTTCCACTGTCTGAAGAAATGATGAcccataaccataaccatatCATCTTCTACAGTCTCTGTTTTTACAACTCATTCATATGAGTACACAGTGTTAAAggatgagtgtgtttatggtgTGTAATGTGTCCTCCATCTCACCTGTAGGCACAGGGACACAGCGCCCCCTGCTGTTCCTCACCAGCTCCTGGATGTCAGTGTCGTACTGAATCAGTGCATGAGGAGAGAATTTCTGCACAGACACAATTGTACAGCATTTAACCCAAAGTTACCGTAAtgaatcatttaatttaatgattaatcaaatttatactgtaaaaaagtatttgcttcAATAGTATCTGCTGACATTTCCACTCAGAtttgcttcttccccaaactgttaaggTAGAAGACACAAGTGTGtgggacgtctttggatgcaggagcatgaaattctcACTCGATTTAGGAGACTTAAACATGTTCAAGCATGAAActgctcctgtacacaaagccagctccatgaagatccgcttttcatgggttggagtggaagatctcctgctatagagttccaaccccattgaacacctttgggatgaatgtgaacactgactgcaccccaggaacctcctcaccttctcacctccatcactacttgactttactaaaaccccaTAGCTGAATgtatctccacaacatctagtggaacatcttcccagaagagtggagctttttaTTGAAACGTGGTTACAAATAGAAGCACAAActaatctaatggtcaggtgtcccgaaCGTGTCACATACACTCAGTGTTtgtttgtaggaatctaaaAGAGCTCTATTTTCTTTGCTCGTTTTGTTTGATTATTCTGGATTTTTATTCTCTATCCATCACACACCTTCTGCAGAAAGTTGACTTTCCCTGCAGCTCCCACTTTCCCCGTGTAGTTCAAGAAGGCAGTGTTCCCATCTGAGGCACCGTAAAACTCTCGGATGTTCTTCACACCGAACCTGTGCTGGAATTCCTGCCAGACGTCGGCGCGAAGTCCGTTTCCGATGGCCATTCGCACCTTGTGCTGCCGGTCCGTCTCTCTCTGAGAAGCATACACAAGtacaaaaaaacacctgaacacacaaTTAGTGTTGGGATAAAATAGTTCCTGGTTTACAAAATCATCCATCTGGTGAGTTTTTGCACCATCTAAGTACCTCTTCGTTTTCTaattaaatctctctctctctctacggGAGGTTTCTGTTACTCCACCTTTCATAGCAGGAGCTATCAGAGGTTCTTCACATCTCTATGCTTAAACATGTCTCATAGAGCAGATCTTGTTCTCCAAGACCAAACCTACCTACACTCCATTCCCAATCATAAAGCCTTACTACCTTCATCCTGGCAGTCATCATGTGTGAAAGGTGTTCTATGATGACGTATCTGGTTTGTAACTGGCCTGCATGGTTTTGGTTGTACACCCCAATCAGCtagaacattaaaaccacctgcctatATTGTGTAGATCCTCCTCGTTCCTCCAGAACAGCTCCAACTCATCCCTGCCTGGACTCCACATGTGCTCTGAAGGTGTGGTTTCTGATCCTGTAAGTTATGATGTGGAGCCTCCATGGCTCAGACTTGTTTATTCAGTACGTCTCACCAGGGTGACTATCAAACTCAGGTGTCCAATCTCTTCCACAAAGGGCttgtgtgggtgcaggttttcattccaatcaATCGAATCCACAGCAAATTGTTTACATTGAATGATTTTCACTGACTATCAGGTGTGAatttgattggttggaatgaaaagctgcacccacactggccttTTGTGAAAGAGATTGGACGTCCTTGACCCAGACATTACAGTCTGATTGCACAGATCCTTACACTCttacacatttttcctgcttccaacacaaaAACTTAGAGACCGTTCACCTGCTgactaataaatcccacccctTTGACAGGTGCCATGGTAACGAGATAATGAGCCCTATTTGttcatgtctgtgtgtttaatgttttgtctgattggtgtgtgtttagttgtgtTACCTTGGGTGCGTTACAGAGGTAGCGCATGATCTCGCCGATGTACTGGATCACCGTCACGTTATGCTTCCTGCAGTCGTTCCAGAACTGAGACACTGAGAACTTCCTCCTCAACACTACAGTTAtacctgaccacacacacacacacacacacacacacacacacacacacacagaggcaacatttacagcaaaaaaatacatttaggaaattttcaaaatgtattacaGAGGAGTTTATAGGAATTAGTTGAGTCTTACCCCTCTCTATCGCCCCATTCAGGCCAATGATCAGTCCTGCAGCATGGTAAAGGGGGAGGGGGATATAGATGACATCATCATGTTTGACGTCAAACAGGTACTGGAAGAAAGTGCCACCCCATATTCGTTCATGAAGTACAACACCTGCTTTAGggagacctacacacacacacacacacacactttagatgTTGCTCTGCGCTTGTGCGTAtcagtgtgtagttgtgtaccTGTAGTTCCTGATGTGTAGATGTATGCAACAGGGCTTCTCATGTTGATGTTCGCTCTCAGCGTGTGACTCACAGGTCCGTCATCACTGCTGTCTATCTTGTCTTTCAGAGCCTGAAGTCCATCCACGTCACAATTATCGCACAAGAGGAAAACATGCACACCACGTTCACGCAACTCGGGcagcacctcacacactgtGCTGCGATACTCTGGAACAACACACCAGCAGTGACATCACAAACCTCAAACATCTGACTGAGATGCAGACAAACGCAAACTTTTtggagacacaattgtataggatgaaattttcccttcacttgaactaggagacccaaacctgacgAGGAcgaagcccctgtgcacaaagcagctccaggaatatctgctttacatgggttggagtggaagatctcctgctgtagagactcaaccctattggaggaatgtgaatgctgactgcaccccagacctcctccacaaaatctagtagaacatcttcccacaagagtggagcttattataacagcgaatggagGCCTGTACAAAAAGAAggacataccaatcttatgatcaggtgtctacaaataTTTGTCTTAGGAGAGCTCTTTAGTCTGATGCAGGACTGTACAGGTGTAGAGTCAGACCTGCTAAGTTGCTCTAGTCCAATCTCAAGAAAACATCATGGTCAAATCTCAAGAATCCTTCATGAAAATAGAAGACCACATCATTCTTCCTCATCAAATTGTGTTAGTAGTGTGACACAATAAGCATTGTTGGTTGTTCATGAGCTCCTCAAGGAGATCATGATATAGAAGATGTGCTTCCAAATGAGTACAGAATCCCAGGGTTGCTAAGATTTAGTTTCACGTTATGAGCTGTTTTCCATGACAAGATATGGTGGTATCTGTGAAGACACATGAGTGTCAGAAGCAGGAGATGGGAAGATGATCTCAGAATCATTTACATCGCAACTGTTTGATAAGATTGTGAGGGAATGACCTCACTGAGAGAACTGGAATATaagaagaacagaagagaaactGGGACTGAGTTTGTGGGACACAGTGGAGAGTCTACATGAAGCAGTTGAAGATCAAGAATCTAATCTGAATAGTGTGGAACTGGTTGGAACAATGATGATGAGTATGATGATGGTCTTCACAGTGTAACACTGAGTGTGAGAGGCCTGGCTGATATCTCCAGCAGGACTGGGATGACAAACCAGAGGAATGAGTCTTCTCAAGCTTCTTAAGGCTCAACCCCTTTCAGTCAACCAGGTTTTGCAGCCTTCTTGTAAAGTTGATAACCTTCTTGGAAAAATAAAGATCTAGTAGACCATCCTGAGTATTTCAGATCCTGCTGATTACAGAGATGCAGATGGTGAAATGAAAACCTGACAGAATGTTTCTGAGTTTGTGATGATAAATCAGAAGAACAGTGTCAGAAGACTGTCAAGCTCCTCAAGACTGGACCATTTCCAGTCCACAAGGTTCTGCAGACAAGCCTTTTGTAAAAGTTGATAGCCTTCCTGGTGCGAGGGAAACATATTGATCAAGAAGACAGGGTGATGAATTTTGCCGGAACCATCTTGAAACTTTTAGAAGTTTCCATCTTTTTCTCGTAAGGAAGGAAACCCTTGCTCACTATGGAATATGTTTTGGAAGGAGGAAGGTTGCTCTCCACTGAACACGTGTTGGGTGAAGGCAGTATTGAAAGCTGGGCTGGAGGTTAAGTGTGAGTTTTGCATGAACATCGGCGTGGAGTTCAACTGCAGAACCACTACAGAGTAGATAgaacaaatatttgaaatgtgcACTTGTTGGTCTGGTATCTAATCAACCAATCAGTGGTGAGATTATTAACTGATTAAAACTACACATGCATCCGTGACACATtaagtgcattatgggtaataaaGGTGATATaccaagaaaaaaacactaattaTGGATGTAACCCCTCCACCCTGCCCCTCCTGCCCCACCCCCGGTGTGTATTACCTGCCCCAGCAATCAGCACTTTCGCCTCACAGCACAAAAAGCAGTGCAGTAAAGATCTGCCCTGAATGTTGGTGTTGAGCAGAGACATGTTGCACCCAATCTTCATCAGTCCAAGCCAGAGGAAGACGAAGTAGGGTTCATTGCCCAGGAGTAGTGCGATGGTGTCTCCCTCGTGCAGGTCCGCGTGTTTAAGCACCGCATGTGCTGCCCTGTTGCTCCAGTGGTCCACCTGCAGGTACGTGTAGACGTCATCCTCGAACACGATGAAGGCTTTGTGTGGGTGTCTGTGCACTGCATCCAGGAAGCAGTCCAGCACGGTGTAGAGCGGAACTCTCCTCCGGAACCTCATGCGCCTCGTCCTGGTCCTTAATGATCTCACTGCGAACGCGCAGTCGTGCAGGAAGTATGGAAACTTCACATAAAAATACACCATGAACATCAAACCCACAACTGCAAGAACAGCAGACAAAGTCTCCATGATGACAGTTAAGAGTCAGCAAACACAGTTATGCAAGAGCGAGGGCAAAGAACCTACTTCTttacagcactgtgtgtgtgtgtgtgtgtggggatttATCTACTCTTGAACCTCAGGGTCCAGCATTAACAAGTTAGATATTCACTGAGGTGGAAGTGATGAagtacaaacactttatttctgtttttgtcgTTTACTTTTTCATCATCATgagttacattttattatttaatataagtaactttttactttcactcattacatttgtacacaaatatctgtactttctactccTTTTTCTAGTTTTCTTTTTGGTGATTTATTGTATGGGAGACGAATCTGATGATATTTGTGTGGATTGGACATGTTTACAGACGAGCAGGATAACTATGGAACTGTGCAGAACAAATGTAAAGAATATTTTACAGGGAAAACAAATGTGGTGTAACCCTCTTACTAGTTATGTTTCTTTTACtaaaaatatgtgcatatatTGACTATTGTTATTCATacctatatattattatacatgtcAACTTCattacttaaatatataaatatatatattctataattcATAtctcaatatattttatatggcacaaaaagaaataaatacaaaacttttttttttacgaatgtttctttattgtgtattttagaGTTTAGTTATCAGAGTGTTCTAATTTCTATAGTCGAGAGACCCCAAGTTAATAAACCCGACGCCCCACCCTAAAGAGCTTAGACTTGACACAACTAATTAGGGCAGATAGGGTGATGTACGAGAGAGCAAAGTTTAACTCCAGTAAAACAGAGCCGGCTGAAGCAGTTAATGATTTTAACATAGAACAATATTCATTATCAGAACTCTGCGCTTCTGGAACTctgaaatattttcatattaacTTTTCAGAGACACGATTGTTGTCGGATTAAAAGACACAAAATTGTCAGAAAGTCTGCAACAGCATGCAAAACCTGACATTGTAGAAATCCATAGCTATGGTCAGACTGTACAAGAGGCTGTAGAAAAGAGAGATACAGTCAGGATTCAtccaaaaagacaaagaagccTGAAAAGAAAACTGATTGAACACGTTTCCAGAACAGACGTAAAGTTTAAGATGTGGAAAAGCAACATACCGTGTAAAGGATCTCTGCTCAGCCAAACATGCTGAGAGAAACCCGTAAAAAACACTGATGGGACCAGAAAGACACGTTCTGGACACGTTCTGGACACGTTCTACCACTATTTCCAAAAATGACCAAAAGATACAGCAGGAcagtatttttattcaaaaattgcacttttacattttataacaatTCCATCCCTCCCAAcacaacaaccccaaaccagaACAAAGGATTCAACTACACAagtaaaagaggaaaagaaaagaaaaaactacataaaaaaggggaaaacaagaaattaaagaaataataatacaaaaactaCAAGAAAAAGATTCCTTCCTTTAAACTCCCTCCAGGAGACGTACATCATCTGAGtaggtaataaaataaaaagtcttcCTCCTGCATCTGGTGCTTTAAGAAGAAGATTAAACCTTTAATCCACACTGATACAGAAGGAGGACCTGGGGAGCTCCAGATCACAGTCTTCTACACGGAGCAGGAGAAGATGCACATGTGACAACATCAGCTTGATTATGGGGTTGGAGGTAGACGCTGAGATGGAACACCAAAAATGCCATTTAAAGGCCAGACGTCTCATTTGATTTTAAGAACTTCAGAGACCATGTTAAAGAACAAGTTCCTAAACTTCTGCAGTTTGGGGCAGAGGGCAAACATATGACTGAGGTTACAGGGTGGAGGTTTACATTTTTCACGTACGTCAGGAACGTTGAGATCCCTGATTATTCATTCGTAGAGACGTGACGTGACGTGTTAGTGCGTATATTATCTAACACCATGTCTCATTAACCATCATCAACTTCAGGTCTGATTCTTCTTCTCAAgtgatttttaaataagaagTGTCTCTTAACCAAGTCAAAGTGAATATTCAAGAGATAAAACCACTCACATGTTCACCAGAGTGAGATCATTACCCAACACCTTCTTACAGGGGTAAGTCTCCTTCACTACAAAACCTCTGCAGAACATTAACCTCCTGCTATATACTGTGTAGTTCCTACACTTCCAGCACATCAGATGTTCAGAGTGACCTGAAGCAGTGTTGCCTCTCAGTGGATTTCATGGTCTGGTTGATCAGAGGGTTCTTCTCTCACCCATGTCTTCTCTTATCTGCTCATGTCTTCCTCTCCTCTGTACAGTCAGAGGAACATCTTTCATTCAGCAGTCTTTCATCTTCCTCCACTGAACTTTCTAATCCTGGATAAACAACTTCCTTCCTtcataaataaagtgtgtgtgaagcaaagttactttcactgtgtgtgtgtgtgtgtgtgtgtgtgtgtgtgtgtgtgtgtgcgcgcgacCTGGCGTGTGTATTCTTTGAGAAATTCCTGAAACAGGTTTCTGCAGGTTATGGACCTTTCGGCTTTCCATAATTTGGTGCCCCACGAATGCTGTGAGAAGTTGCCTGGTTGTTGCATCTCCTCCCCATTGGATACTAATCAGCATATCTGATCTTCCAGAGTAAATCCGTCCTCCGGTTGGAGAGTCTGGTTCACTTCTCCTCACCATGGCTCTGCTGTACACTGCGCTCGCTGCTCTGCTCCTcgttcttctccttcttcatctCCGCTTCCCGTATTTTGTCCACGATGTGTTGTTTTTCCTGAAGGGGGTCCGTTTGGCCATGAGGATGAGGAAGTTCCGCAGCTCCACTCCGTGCTACACCATCCTGGATCGCTTCTTAGATGCGGTGAAGAACCACCCCGAGAAGAAGTTCGTGGTGTTTGAAGGTCGCTCCTACACCTACAGCGAGGCGGACAGACTGAGCAGTAAAGCAGCCAGGGCTCTGCTCCATCACACCGAGCTGCAGCAAGGAGACACTGTGGCTTTGTTCCTCGGGAATGAACCGAACTTCATCTGGGTTTCTCTCGGACTCTTCAAACTGGGCTGCACCGCTGCGCTCCTCAACTCCAACATCCGCTCCAGGTCCCTGCTCCACTGCTTCACCTGCTGCGGGGCAAAAACCCTCATCGCTGGGGCAGGTACTGCTACCCCAACCCCTAACACTCATATCTCCCAGACATACTTCTACATGTGCTCAGGGCAGGAGCAACAACCTCCGGGGCAGGAGATAGTgtggttataataataataataataataataataataataataataataataataaaagaagaatgattattattattattattattattattattatttattttacattcacagtaattaatcattctttttttcatctttcattTTGAAAAGTTTATACAGAAGAACCCTGTACTCAGAGACTCTCAGGTTCTTGGCAGGTTCTTGCATGTGAAGAACCTGAAACATCTCTGTAACCTTTCCTCCTTTTTAAAGAAACATCTGTTCACACtccagtgcagtgcagtgcagtgcagaacaataaataatataatttaagttaataattaatattgtcGATGGAAAGTTTTTCCTTTCTGAAACTCGTTCAGTACAAAGATGAACAGATCCATTT from Silurus meridionalis isolate SWU-2019-XX chromosome 13, ASM1480568v1, whole genome shotgun sequence harbors:
- the LOC124395441 gene encoding very long-chain acyl-CoA synthetase-like, whose translation is METLSAVLAVVGLMFMVYFYVKFPYFLHDCAFAVRSLRTRTRRMRFRRRVPLYTVLDCFLDAVHRHPHKAFIVFEDDVYTYLQVDHWSNRAAHAVLKHADLHEGDTIALLLGNEPYFVFLWLGLMKIGCNMSLLNTNIQGRSLLHCFLCCEAKVLIAGAEYRSTVCEVLPELRERGVHVFLLCDNCDVDGLQALKDKIDSSDDGPVSHTLRANINMRSPVAYIYTSGTTGLPKAGVVLHERIWGGTFFQYLFDVKHDDVIYIPLPLYHAAGLIIGLNGAIERGITVVLRRKFSVSQFWNDCRKHNVTVIQYIGEIMRYLCNAPKRETDRQHKVRMAIGNGLRADVWQEFQHRFGVKNIREFYGASDGNTAFLNYTGKVGAAGKVNFLQKKFSPHALIQYDTDIQELVRNSRGRCVPVPTGETGLLVCKITKITPFEGYAGDPQQTEKKKLHNVFEEGDVYLNSGDLMRMDHQGFIYFQDRVGDTFRWKGENVATTEVADVISELDFVGDVNVYGVKVSGHEGRVGMAALTLQDKQQFDCKKAFNHVTRFLPAYARPRFIRILRSMELTGTFKQVKMSLMKDGFDPERVTPPIYFLQESSESYIPFTPTHYHAIISGEICF